The Actinocatenispora sera genome has a window encoding:
- the galE gene encoding UDP-glucose 4-epimerase GalE has product MKLLVTGGAGYIGSTVTTLLVEAGHEVTVLDDLSSGHESAVPDGTTFVKGRVQDAADDVLGAGDFDAVLHFAGFIEVAESVTQPDRYWENNVGGTLRLLDAMHRHGVGRLIFSSTGTVHGNTDQHPITETAGLAPLNPYAATKAAVDLMLPGYCAAWGLAATSLRYFNAAGALLRPDGRSCGEQHDPESHLIPIVLQVAAGERDTLALYGDDYDTPDGTCVRDYIHVADLASAHLLALAALQPGEHRIYNLGNGAGYSNLEVIQAVRDVTGHPVPVVRSARRPGDIVAQVASSAKAIAELGWQPQRPALRDIIGDAWAFGQDRSR; this is encoded by the coding sequence ATGAAGCTGCTGGTGACCGGCGGGGCCGGCTACATCGGGTCGACCGTGACGACGCTGCTGGTGGAGGCGGGGCACGAGGTCACCGTGCTGGACGACCTGTCCTCCGGGCACGAGTCTGCGGTGCCGGACGGCACCACCTTCGTCAAGGGGCGGGTGCAGGATGCCGCCGACGACGTGCTCGGTGCCGGCGACTTCGACGCGGTGCTGCACTTCGCCGGGTTCATCGAGGTCGCGGAGAGCGTGACCCAGCCCGACCGGTACTGGGAGAACAACGTCGGCGGCACCCTGCGCCTGCTGGACGCAATGCACCGGCACGGGGTCGGCCGGCTGATCTTCTCCTCGACCGGCACCGTGCACGGCAACACCGACCAGCATCCGATCACCGAGACCGCCGGGCTCGCTCCGCTGAACCCCTATGCGGCGACGAAGGCGGCGGTCGATCTGATGCTGCCGGGCTACTGCGCCGCCTGGGGGCTGGCCGCCACCTCGCTGCGCTACTTCAACGCTGCGGGTGCGTTGCTGCGGCCGGACGGCAGGTCGTGCGGCGAGCAGCACGACCCGGAGTCGCACCTGATCCCGATCGTCCTACAGGTCGCCGCCGGCGAGCGGGACACCCTCGCGCTGTACGGCGACGACTACGACACGCCCGACGGGACCTGCGTGCGCGACTACATCCACGTGGCCGACCTGGCCAGCGCGCACCTGCTCGCGTTGGCGGCGCTGCAGCCGGGAGAACACCGCATCTACAACCTCGGCAACGGCGCCGGCTACTCCAACCTCGAGGTGATCCAGGCGGTACGGGACGTGACCGGGCACCCGGTGCCGGTGGTCCGGTCCGCCCGCCGGCCCGGTGACATCGTCGCCCAGGTCGCCTCGTCGGCGAAGGCGATCGCGGAGCTCGGCTGGCAGCCGCAGCGGCCCGCGTTGCGGGACATCATCGGCGACGCGTGGGCGTTCGGGCAGGACCGGTCGCGCTGA
- a CDS encoding DUF2254 family protein → MGSSAPRRRLAPVPQGRAPWVLRRRRRRLRASAVGLPYAAAGIVLGVLLPTIHGGPMVDADKVSGLLQAMAAGLVALTGLVFSLLSTVVRAVSTSLSPRLMLFRDHPLVWHALGLFVGVLLFAVTASLQVSHDRRMSVVVPVAAVVLVLGCMAVGGRLQLRALSEVQFEAVLQRVTGQGLRVLARLYPHEYHAAPEPVSLSPVSRTVVWPNRYALLQQVDLPTLTAIAVEHDCTISLGYLPGMTIPFRGTALRVHGDDPGVPDAALLAALDVGVDRTFDQDPLLAFRLLNDIALRALSTAINDPYTAVRAVDGLADLLRAVADRDLDIGTVRADDGRPLVVAPLPDWPRFVAAATEVLPYLGAAPMVRDRVLRMLDDTAAAAPPDRRVALTTAAGPLR, encoded by the coding sequence GTGGGATCGTCAGCACCACGGCGGCGGCTCGCGCCGGTACCGCAGGGTCGCGCTCCGTGGGTGCTGCGCCGGCGCCGCCGACGGCTGCGGGCCAGCGCGGTCGGGCTGCCCTACGCGGCGGCCGGGATCGTGCTGGGCGTGCTGCTGCCCACCATCCACGGTGGACCGATGGTGGATGCCGACAAGGTGTCCGGCCTGCTGCAGGCCATGGCCGCCGGTCTGGTCGCGCTGACCGGCCTGGTCTTCTCGCTGCTGTCCACCGTGGTCCGGGCGGTCAGCACCAGCCTGTCGCCGCGGCTGATGCTGTTCCGCGACCATCCGCTGGTCTGGCACGCGCTGGGCCTGTTCGTCGGCGTGCTGCTGTTCGCGGTGACGGCCTCGCTGCAGGTCAGCCACGACCGCCGGATGTCGGTGGTGGTACCGGTCGCGGCCGTCGTGCTCGTCCTCGGCTGCATGGCCGTCGGCGGGCGGTTGCAGCTGCGGGCGCTGTCCGAGGTCCAGTTCGAGGCGGTGCTGCAACGGGTCACCGGGCAGGGTCTGCGGGTGCTCGCCCGGCTGTACCCACACGAGTACCACGCGGCACCCGAGCCGGTGTCTCTGTCGCCGGTGTCGCGCACGGTGGTCTGGCCGAACCGGTACGCGCTGCTGCAACAGGTCGACCTGCCGACGCTGACCGCGATCGCCGTCGAGCACGACTGCACCATCTCGCTCGGCTACCTGCCGGGGATGACGATCCCGTTTCGCGGCACCGCGTTGCGGGTGCACGGCGACGACCCCGGCGTACCGGACGCGGCGCTGCTGGCGGCCCTGGACGTGGGCGTGGACCGCACCTTCGACCAGGATCCGCTGCTCGCCTTCCGGCTGCTCAACGACATCGCGCTGCGGGCGCTGTCGACCGCGATCAACGACCCGTACACGGCGGTACGGGCCGTCGACGGGCTCGCCGACCTGCTGCGCGCGGTCGCCGACCGGGACCTCGACATCGGCACCGTCCGCGCCGACGACGGCCGCCCGCTGGTGGTCGCGCCGCTGCCGGACTGGCCGCGGTTCGTCGCCGCCGCCACCGAGGTCCTGCCGTACCTGGGTGCCGCGCCGATGGTGCGCGACCGGGTACTGCGGATGCTCGACGACACCGCCGCGGCCGCGCCGCCCGACCGCCGCGTCGCGTTGACGACCGCGGCCGGCCCGCTGCGATGA
- a CDS encoding Maf family protein, whose protein sequence is MADQVRFVLASQSPARLASLRAAGLDPEVIVSGVDESAVRAADTAALAGVLARHKCEAVAGRDAAAGAVVLGCDSVLEFEHQTWGKPSGPGDAIARWRRMRGRSGVLHTGHWLVDTRNDAAVGAVASTTVRFAEVTDAEIEAYVATGEPLQVAGAFTIDGRGGPFVSGVDGDPGTVVGVSLPLLRSLLADLDIPITDLWRR, encoded by the coding sequence ATGGCTGATCAGGTGCGGTTCGTGCTCGCGTCGCAGAGTCCGGCTCGGCTGGCGTCGCTGCGCGCGGCCGGGCTCGACCCCGAGGTGATCGTCAGCGGCGTGGACGAGTCGGCGGTACGGGCGGCCGACACCGCCGCGCTCGCCGGCGTCCTGGCCCGGCACAAGTGCGAGGCGGTCGCCGGCCGCGACGCCGCCGCCGGCGCGGTGGTGCTCGGCTGCGACTCGGTACTGGAGTTCGAGCACCAGACGTGGGGCAAGCCGAGCGGCCCGGGCGACGCGATCGCGCGCTGGCGGCGGATGCGCGGCCGCAGCGGCGTGCTGCACACCGGCCACTGGCTCGTCGACACCCGCAACGACGCCGCCGTCGGCGCGGTCGCGTCCACGACGGTACGGTTCGCCGAGGTCACCGACGCCGAGATCGAGGCGTACGTGGCGACCGGGGAGCCGCTGCAGGTGGCCGGCGCGTTCACCATCGACGGCCGCGGCGGGCCGTTCGTGTCCGGTGTGGACGGTGATCCCGGCACCGTGGTCGGCGTCTCCCTGCCGCTGCTGCGTAGCCTGCTGGCCGACCTCGACATCCCGATCACCGACCTGTGGCGACGGTGA
- a CDS encoding NPCBM/NEW2 domain-containing protein — MRRLLALAAVAALAIGGAAVTGTVSHPTEAKALDNGLALTPPMGFNDWNSFGCNVDEQLIKQTADFFVTSGLKDAGYEYVNIDDCWSERQRSADGHIVPDPVKFPDGIKGTADYVHSKGLKLGIYSSAGDRTCAGYPASFGHETTDANDFAAWGVDYLKYDNCGSRDTPETEAGYIDRYSRMRDALAATGRPMVYSLCEWGNFDPANWAGDVGNLWRTTGDISDNWNSLKSIIRKNMDLYAAAKPGAWNDPDMLEVGNGGMTDTEYRTHFGLWSMMAAPLLIGSDLREATPATMDILGNKEVIALDQDSLGKQAKPIADGNGHVVFAKPLANGDVAVALYNESDSAATISTSASAAGLPFAAAYKLRDVWQHSNTESAGTISASVPAHGTAIYRVSVDHDWASYPPNTSAGVDAGAVYPGAPAAIVTPGKAAAVTTSVANNGRVAVTSVRASLTGPDGWQVKATSGTSADALPGGRSLDTTWQVTPPADVEPGTYALKLHGSYWWNEHKYSADGTTSVMIGVAPAAGTHYLSDLDWLSASNDWGPVERDSSNGETAAGDGHTITINGATYAKGLGTNAPATITYFLGGTCTALNTDVGIDDEKDGSVANASFEIWVDGTKVADSGPMTAADAARTLTADLTGAHVVQLVANNQGDSNSDHTDWAGAAITCS; from the coding sequence ATGCGAAGACTCCTCGCGTTGGCAGCGGTCGCCGCGCTCGCCATCGGCGGTGCCGCCGTCACCGGCACCGTTTCCCATCCGACCGAGGCGAAAGCCCTGGACAACGGCCTCGCGCTCACCCCACCGATGGGCTTCAACGACTGGAACTCGTTCGGCTGCAACGTCGACGAGCAATTGATCAAACAGACCGCCGACTTCTTCGTCACCAGCGGCCTCAAGGACGCCGGTTACGAGTACGTCAACATCGACGACTGCTGGTCGGAGCGGCAGCGCAGCGCCGATGGCCACATCGTGCCCGACCCGGTGAAGTTCCCCGACGGGATCAAGGGCACCGCCGACTACGTCCACTCCAAGGGGCTCAAGCTCGGCATCTACTCCAGCGCCGGCGACAGGACCTGCGCCGGCTACCCGGCGAGCTTCGGCCACGAGACCACCGACGCCAACGACTTCGCCGCCTGGGGCGTCGACTACCTCAAGTACGACAACTGCGGCAGCCGGGACACCCCGGAGACCGAGGCCGGCTACATCGACCGGTACTCCCGGATGCGCGACGCGCTCGCCGCCACCGGCCGGCCGATGGTCTACTCGCTGTGCGAGTGGGGCAACTTCGACCCGGCCAACTGGGCCGGCGACGTCGGCAACCTGTGGCGCACCACCGGCGACATCAGCGACAACTGGAACAGCCTGAAGAGCATCATCCGCAAGAACATGGACCTGTACGCGGCGGCCAAGCCCGGCGCGTGGAACGACCCGGACATGCTCGAAGTCGGCAACGGCGGGATGACCGACACCGAGTACCGCACCCACTTCGGCCTCTGGTCGATGATGGCCGCGCCGCTGCTGATCGGCAGCGACCTGCGCGAGGCGACCCCGGCGACGATGGACATCCTCGGCAACAAGGAGGTCATCGCGCTCGACCAGGACTCGCTGGGCAAGCAGGCCAAGCCGATCGCCGACGGCAACGGGCACGTGGTGTTCGCCAAGCCGCTGGCCAACGGTGACGTCGCGGTCGCGCTCTACAACGAGTCCGACAGCGCGGCGACCATCTCCACCAGCGCCAGCGCGGCCGGGCTGCCCTTCGCTGCCGCGTACAAGCTGCGCGACGTCTGGCAGCACAGCAACACCGAGAGCGCCGGCACCATCAGCGCCTCGGTGCCCGCGCACGGCACGGCCATCTACCGGGTCTCGGTCGACCACGACTGGGCCTCGTACCCGCCGAACACGTCCGCCGGTGTCGACGCCGGGGCCGTCTACCCCGGTGCCCCGGCCGCGATCGTGACCCCCGGCAAGGCCGCCGCGGTGACCACATCGGTCGCCAACAACGGCCGCGTCGCGGTCACCTCGGTACGGGCCAGCCTGACCGGTCCGGACGGCTGGCAGGTCAAGGCCACCTCGGGTACCTCCGCGGACGCGCTGCCCGGCGGCCGGTCGCTCGACACCACCTGGCAGGTCACGCCGCCAGCCGACGTCGAACCCGGCACGTACGCGCTGAAGCTGCACGGCAGCTACTGGTGGAACGAGCACAAGTACAGCGCGGACGGGACGACCTCGGTCATGATCGGCGTCGCGCCCGCCGCCGGGACGCACTACCTCAGCGACCTGGACTGGCTGTCCGCGAGTAACGACTGGGGTCCGGTCGAACGCGACTCCAGCAACGGCGAGACCGCCGCCGGTGACGGGCACACCATCACCATCAACGGCGCCACCTACGCCAAGGGGCTCGGCACCAACGCGCCCGCGACCATCACGTACTTCCTCGGCGGTACCTGCACGGCGTTGAACACCGACGTCGGCATCGACGACGAGAAGGACGGCAGCGTCGCGAACGCGTCGTTCGAGATCTGGGTGGACGGCACCAAGGTCGCCGACTCGGGTCCGATGACCGCCGCCGACGCGGCAAGGACGCTGACCGCCGACCTGACCGGTGCGCACGTCGTACAGCTGGTCGCGAACAACCAGGGCGACTCCAACTCCGACCACACCGACTGGGCCGGCGCCGCCATCACCTGCTCCTGA